The following is a genomic window from Solanum stenotomum isolate F172 chromosome 4, ASM1918654v1, whole genome shotgun sequence.
actttttactataataatttttaaaaaaattaccttaacttttttattttttacaaaaccATCCCATTTATTTTTCCCACcaaccaaattaaaaaatatcaattacaACCATCAACCAAATAAATGCAAACACACCTTAATAGTTTATTTATGGACATTCTTTTTGCTAATCAAgggaaaaaaggacaaatatatcccaAACTATCGttaatggtatgcagataccctctgTCATACTTTTGAGACATTGGTGCCCATGTCGttaaaaaactagagcatatatatccTTTATACTGACAAatatacacgtgtcataatcttatccaccgatccgtcatttattaaatatcgaaCCGACGGACAAGATTACGCCACGTGTCCGGACCGACATGTTGTGGATGACATAATCCCAAAGGAAAGGAATCCAACGCATCAACTTTAaatccaaaagaaaaagaaagtagaaGTGTACTAATAAAGTATACAATATCGATAGATAATTGATAAGGAACTAAAAtgatgaaatttaaaaaaaaaaaaaaaaaaaagcaaaattaGTTACACGGCAAATGACAAGATTGGTAAGAGTTTCCACTTACTtaattttgcttctttttttttcaaataaacaaaTAGAAAGACAAAGACCAAAGATCTTCTTTTGATCTTTCTATTTGTTTATTAGAGATATATACCAGCAAAGTTAGGTTAATAGGCCCTCTTTACAACCTGTCCATTTGATAAAGTTCTTTTAAAAAGAGGggattttgttgtttatttgttttttatttgagaaatatgggCTTTTTAATGTATAATAATATAGTCCATTGTACAAGTTTCAATTGTATCACAGATACAACACATAATAGGGAGACATGGCTTATGCTGCTATTACTTGTCTTATGAGTACCATACAGCAATCAATTCAATTTACTGGATGTGATTTGCAATCATTCTATGAAAAGCTTGAATCTTTGAGAGCTAATCTGGAGAAACCGATAGGCGATCTTGAGGCATTGACATGCTTGGAAGCTGAAATCATAGAGGTTGTATGCACCACAGAACATTTTTTGGACTCGGAATCAAGAAATGTTAAAAATCCAATTTCACAAATAATAGCTTCTTGgaaatttcattttctcttGGAACATGCCGTTGGAGACATTGATTCCAGAGTCAACAAGTGGATGAAAATGCAAAACATGTACACCAAAAGCAAAGATATACAAGGACATAACTCGGCTCTCGCCAGTACTAGTACATCTCAACATGATGTTGCGGAGCCTGAGAATAATTATATGATGGTTGGTCATGAAAATGAACTCGAGATGATGCAGGATCAACTTGCTAGAGGAGGAAGGGAACTAGAAGTTGTCTCAATTGTAGGTATGGGGGGCATCGGTAAGACAACTTTGGCGAACAAAATCTATAATGATCCATTCATAATGTCACATTTTGACATTCGTGCAAAAGCTACTGTTTCACAAGAGTATTGCGCGAAAAATGTATGCCTAAGTCTTCTTTCTTCTATAAGTGGAAAGAGCAATGAGCATCAAGATGATGGGCAACTAGCTGATCGACTGCAAAAAAGTCTAAAAGGGAGGAGGTATTTGGTAGTCATTGATGACATATGGACCGAACGAGCTTGGGATGATATGAAACTATGTTTCCCAGATTGCTACTGTGGAAGCAGAATACTGCTGACAACTCGGAATATGGAAGTAGCTAAGTATGCTAGCTCAGGTAAGCCTCCTAATCAAATGCGACTattgaatattgatgaaagTTGGAAGTTACTACAGAGTAGAGTCTTTGTAAAAAACTGTTTCTCCCCTGAATTTGAACAACTTGGGAAACAAATTGCTGTTAAATGCGGGGGATTACCTTTAGCTATTATCGTTATTGCTGGAGTTCTGTCTAATATTGGTGAATCATTCGATGGATGGACAAGTGTTGCGGAGAATGTAAGTTCAGTGGTAAGCACAGATCACAATGTTCAATGCATGAGAGTGTTGGCGTTGAGTTATCATCACTTACCACATCACTTGAGAGCGTGCTTTCTATATTTTGCAATATTCCCGGAGGATACAGTGATTTTTGTGAATAAACTTGTGAAATTATGGACAGCAGAGGGTTTTTTGAAGACAGAAATGATGAAAAGTATAGAAGAAGTTGCAGAAAAATGTGTTAAAGCTCTTATagatagaaatttaatttttgtccaaAGGGTGAGTAGTTTTGATGGAAAAATAAAAGCTTGTGGAATGCATGATGTGATCCGTGAACTCTGCTTGAGAGAAGCTCGAAACACAAATTTTGTGAATGTTATAATGGATAATCAAAATCCATGTGAACAATCCATGAATTATTCCACAAAGGGAGTTCGGATAAGTATCCAATCCAAACTTGCTGACAATCAGTTGTCTATGGTTTGTAATAACGATTCCTATTCTGTTCTCGTTTTTACTGAAGATCCCTCAAGCTCAAGAATGGTGCAGGACTTGAAGCATTTCAAGGTACTAAGAGTACTTGATCTTGCTTCGTTGGCGTTGAATGTTTTTCCCAGTTGCATAGTTGAACTATTTCACTTGAGATATCTAGGTTTGAGTGTTTACTCGTCCACTAATGATTGGGATATTT
Proteins encoded in this region:
- the LOC125862176 gene encoding putative late blight resistance protein homolog R1B-14; translated protein: MAYAAITCLMSTIQQSIQFTGCDLQSFYEKLESLRANLEKPIGDLEALTCLEAEIIEVVCTTEHFLDSESRNVKNPISQIIASWKFHFLLEHAVGDIDSRVNKWMKMQNMYTKSKDIQGHNSALASTSTSQHDVAEPENNYMMVGHENELEMMQDQLARGGRELEVVSIVGMGGIGKTTLANKIYNDPFIMSHFDIRAKATVSQEYCAKNVCLSLLSSISGKSNEHQDDGQLADRLQKSLKGRRYLVVIDDIWTERAWDDMKLCFPDCYCGSRILLTTRNMEVAKYASSGKPPNQMRLLNIDESWKLLQSRVFVKNCFSPEFEQLGKQIAVKCGGLPLAIIVIAGVLSNIGESFDGWTSVAENVSSVVSTDHNVQCMRVLALSYHHLPHHLRACFLYFAIFPEDTVIFVNKLVKLWTAEGFLKTEMMKSIEEVAEKCVKALIDRNLIFVQRVSSFDGKIKACGMHDVIRELCLREARNTNFVNVIMDNQNPCEQSMNYSTKGVRISIQSKLADNQLSMVCNNDSYSVLVFTEDPSSSRMVQDLKHFKVLRVLDLASLALNVFPSCIVELFHLRYLGLSVYSSTNDWDICFPSSIASLEYLQTLILKFPTSLGWKFTRPFRLPSSIFKMSQLRHLSLDWNYLNGHESSKRSSWVLRNLECLSGWNPLSCTSSVFRLLPNVKKLQICGIQEDYIRRDKVNFHDLCCLDQLTELKFKIRKMIGRGIYDTSFVLPPLVAFPKNLNKLAFTATRLHWEDLEILGKLPKLEALKLGYDACIGTDWVVGEEGFPNLKVLRLKHLYLHNWRASSDHFPRLERLVINRCWSMYSIPQDFVDITTLQLIHISDCAKSVGNSANKIQQEIEDSYGSSVEVCIS